A window of the Hordeum vulgare subsp. vulgare chromosome 5H, MorexV3_pseudomolecules_assembly, whole genome shotgun sequence genome harbors these coding sequences:
- the LOC123397438 gene encoding uncharacterized protein LOC123397438 → MAEAGVAATVVMQPAYNPGGMYDKSNIAPHRIAQTWHQNGKCPENTIPIRRTKYEDLLRASSTRRYGKKRPESIANLNSVNEPVTPNISTGHQHAIAYAQVDNYHGTKATFNLWKPTIGRDNDFSLTQLWITGGSYRGNDLNTIEAGWQVYPDLYKDRNTRLFVYWTRDAYHQTTGCYNLQCPGFIQTNNQIALGGSISPTSTYGGAQYDIDILVWKDKVGGNWWLQVGGYYVGYWPSFIFSYLQNSASSVQWGGEVYSPDVGQTSTHMGSGHFPNEGFRQASYIRNIQVVDTSNSLIPPSDVGLIARHNNSYNVQSGIYGSDWGIYIYYGGPGKNINSP, encoded by the exons ATGGCGGAGGCGGGGGTGGCGGCGACGGTGGTG ATGCAGCCTGCCTACAATCCAGGTGGCATGTATGATAAATCCAACATCGCACCCCATCGCATCGCGCAAACATGGCATCAAAATGGCAAGTGCCCTGAAAACACTATACCAATCCGAAGGACAAAATATGAGGATCTCTTAAGGGCCAGTTCCACCAGGAGGTATGGCAAGAAGAGGCCCGAGAGCATCGCAAACCTCAATTCAGTCAATGAACCAGTGACACCCAATATATCAACCGGCCACCAG CATGCCATAGCATATGCACAGGTTGATAACTACCATGGAACCAAAGCCACCTTCAATTTGTGGAAACCAACAATTGGGAGGGACAATGACTTTAGCTTGACACAACTATGGATCACTGGAGGTTCCTATCGTGGCAACGACCTAAATACCATAGAAGCAGGATGGCAG GTATACCCAGATCTATATAAGGATAGAAATACTAGACTCTTTGTCTACTGGACT CGAGATGCGTATCATCAAACAACAGGATGCTATAACCTACAATGCCCAGGGTTTATCCAGACAAACAATCAGATTGCCCTTGGTGGAAGCATATCCCCAACCTCCACCTATGGAGGCGCACAATATGACATTGATATTTTAGTTTGGAAG GACAAGGTAGGGGGAAATTGGTGGCTACAAGTGGGAGGCTATTACGTGGGTTATTGGCCATCGTTCATCTTCTCCTACTTGCAAAATAGTGCCTCCTCTGTCCAGTGGGGCGGCGAGGTATATTCACCTGATGTCGGCCAAACTTCTACACATATGGGCAGTGGACACTTCCCAAATGAAGGGTTTCGCCAGGCCAGTTACATTAGGAACATCCAAGTGGTAGATACCTCCAACTCTCTCATACCGCCTAGTGATGTGGGCTTAATAGCTCGGCACAACAACAGCTATAACGTGCAAAGTGGTATCTATGGAAGCGACTGGGGTATTTACATATACTATGGCGGCCCTGGGAAAAACATAAATAGCCCATGA